The following are encoded together in the Scomber scombrus chromosome 7, fScoSco1.1, whole genome shotgun sequence genome:
- the LOC133983751 gene encoding uncharacterized protein LOC133983751 isoform X1, which yields MAVVTCLTRRRPKTEDFLSFLCLRGSAALPNNMAFLASGREKELADTRHLTSGLSKNHRTAIVEKNMSVFNRKPVQRSRSVREGSGGSVSAAVSSFCPLTARAQRRRDRERREEEQQRRRREGIEEDRREGAKRHLLRPRQLSLQVRRTNKVAVVTGLSKHRTSCVRSVPPLKPSTDAGSRRSPGPCTTPSNTCKPRGHPQSRPQDTNIKHLSQHSNHQLPRNQLLSLNRQTISNYYSNPKTLSSLQNSGRNSCRTPSHIPLTNGSVIRQLNENPGVLRLSRRRRGLPPDTSSNPLNQFPFDKNSSKKCRTLQCNDVDVLLESDCPVGETPQKKAKCEKDVREECVNHMDKASSSHDEELEPDRCGDSGEISLARCSCVSEDIQEKINVAKLSLATVTALEPYQDRVDDTNDITNYDLSPVCEAICIHVRDKRLQRNQSASSTNTRTTVARSVARAATVRTTVPKAAINSVTSTYIHSNPPASHSAKHTAKGIKKGTSKDITKCTSPASSYYIHNSRGSAKASSKASSKATVEDSTKDNSYLSIPKGSTKRPTQTKSTTSAIKTRTSPRILLKS from the exons ATGGCTGTGGTCACTTGCCTGACGAGACGTCGACCCAAGACGGAAGACTTCTTGTCTTTCCTCTGTTTGAGAG GTTCAGCAGCGTTGCCTAACAACATGGCCTTCTTAGCAAGTGGACGAGAGAAGGAGTTAGCTGACACCAGGCATCTTACCTCCGGTCTTTCAAAAAATCACAGGACTGCAATAGTGGAGAAGAACATGAGCGTATTCAATAGAAAACCAG TACAAAGGTCTAGGTCTGTGAGGGAGGGGTCTGGAGGCTCTGTCTCTGCAGCGGTCAGCTCTTTCTGCCCGCTAACTGCCCgagcacagaggaggagggacagagagaggagagaggaggaacagcagaggaggaggagagaggggatagaggaggacaggagagagggagcTAAGAGACACCTCCTGAGACCTCGTCAGCTCTCCCTGCAGGTCAGGAGGACTAACAAG gttgCTGTGGTAACCGGGCTCTCCAAACATAGAACTTCTTGTGTCAGGTCGGTCCCTCCCTTAAAGCCAAGCACAGATGCTGGCAGCAGACGTTCCCCAGGGCCCTGCACAACACCTAGCAATACCTGTAAACCAAGAGGTCACCCCCAAAGCAGACCCCAGGACACCAACATCAAACACCTCTCGCAGCACAGTAACCACCAGCTGCCTCGCAATCAGCTCCTTTCTCTCAACCGCCAAACAATCTCAAACTATTATAGCAACCCCAAGACCTTGAGTAGTCTTCAGAACTCAGGAAGAAATTCATGCAGGACTCCATCTCACATACCATTAACTAATGGCTCAGTTATCAGACAGCTAAATGAGAACCCTGGGGTTCTAAGGTTGTCCAGAAGGAGGAGAGGCCTCCCACCGGACACCAGCTCTAACCCTCTGAATCAATTTCCTTTTGACAAAAACTCTTCAAAGAAGTGCAGGACACTGCAGTGCAATGACGTTGATGTCCTATTGGAAAGTGACTGTCCTGTTGGTGAGACCCCACAGAAGAAGGCTAAATGTGAAAAAGATGTTCGAGAGGAGTGTGTGAACCATATGGATAAAGCCAGCAGTAGCCATGATGAAGAACTTGAACCAGACAGATGTGGTGATAGTGGAGAGATAAGTCTAGCAAGGTGCAGTTGTGTTTCTGAAGACATACAAGAAAAGATAAATGTTGCAAAGTTAAGTTTGGCAACCGTAACTGCTCTGGAGCCCTACCAGGACAGGGTCGACGATACCAATGACATCACTAACTATGACCTCAGCCCTGTCTGTGAGGCCATATGCATACATGTGAGAGATAAAAGGCTCCAGAGAAATCAGTCAGCTTCATCCACAAATACCAGGACTACTGTTGCTAGGAGTGTTGCCAGAGCTGCTACTGTTAGAACCACTGTTCCTAAAGCTGCTATTAACTCAGTGACatctacatacatacacagtaacCCACCAGCCAGTCATTCTGCCAAACATACTGCTAAGGGCATTAAAAAAGGTACTAGCAAGGACATTACCAAATGTACCTCACCAGCCAGCAGCTACTATATCCATAATTCCAGAGGTTCTGCAAAGGCCTCTTCAAAGGCCTCTTCAAAGGCTACCGTTGAGGACTCAACAAAGGACAATAGCTATTTGAGTATTCCCAAGGGCTCTACAAAGCGTCCTACCCAGACCAAGTCTACTACCTCAGCCATTAAGACCAGGACCAGCCCTAGAATCCTCCTGAAGAGCTAA
- the LOC133983751 gene encoding uncharacterized protein LOC133983751 isoform X2 encodes MAVVTCLTRRRPKTEDFLSFLCLRGSAALPNNMAFLASGREKELADTRHLTSGLSKNHRTAIVEKNMSVFNRKPVQRSRSVREGSGGSVSAAVSSFCPLTARAQRRRDRERREEEQQRRRREGIEEDRREGAKRHLLRPRQLSLQVAVVTGLSKHRTSCVRSVPPLKPSTDAGSRRSPGPCTTPSNTCKPRGHPQSRPQDTNIKHLSQHSNHQLPRNQLLSLNRQTISNYYSNPKTLSSLQNSGRNSCRTPSHIPLTNGSVIRQLNENPGVLRLSRRRRGLPPDTSSNPLNQFPFDKNSSKKCRTLQCNDVDVLLESDCPVGETPQKKAKCEKDVREECVNHMDKASSSHDEELEPDRCGDSGEISLARCSCVSEDIQEKINVAKLSLATVTALEPYQDRVDDTNDITNYDLSPVCEAICIHVRDKRLQRNQSASSTNTRTTVARSVARAATVRTTVPKAAINSVTSTYIHSNPPASHSAKHTAKGIKKGTSKDITKCTSPASSYYIHNSRGSAKASSKASSKATVEDSTKDNSYLSIPKGSTKRPTQTKSTTSAIKTRTSPRILLKS; translated from the exons ATGGCTGTGGTCACTTGCCTGACGAGACGTCGACCCAAGACGGAAGACTTCTTGTCTTTCCTCTGTTTGAGAG GTTCAGCAGCGTTGCCTAACAACATGGCCTTCTTAGCAAGTGGACGAGAGAAGGAGTTAGCTGACACCAGGCATCTTACCTCCGGTCTTTCAAAAAATCACAGGACTGCAATAGTGGAGAAGAACATGAGCGTATTCAATAGAAAACCAG TACAAAGGTCTAGGTCTGTGAGGGAGGGGTCTGGAGGCTCTGTCTCTGCAGCGGTCAGCTCTTTCTGCCCGCTAACTGCCCgagcacagaggaggagggacagagagaggagagaggaggaacagcagaggaggaggagagaggggatagaggaggacaggagagagggagcTAAGAGACACCTCCTGAGACCTCGTCAGCTCTCCCTGCAG gttgCTGTGGTAACCGGGCTCTCCAAACATAGAACTTCTTGTGTCAGGTCGGTCCCTCCCTTAAAGCCAAGCACAGATGCTGGCAGCAGACGTTCCCCAGGGCCCTGCACAACACCTAGCAATACCTGTAAACCAAGAGGTCACCCCCAAAGCAGACCCCAGGACACCAACATCAAACACCTCTCGCAGCACAGTAACCACCAGCTGCCTCGCAATCAGCTCCTTTCTCTCAACCGCCAAACAATCTCAAACTATTATAGCAACCCCAAGACCTTGAGTAGTCTTCAGAACTCAGGAAGAAATTCATGCAGGACTCCATCTCACATACCATTAACTAATGGCTCAGTTATCAGACAGCTAAATGAGAACCCTGGGGTTCTAAGGTTGTCCAGAAGGAGGAGAGGCCTCCCACCGGACACCAGCTCTAACCCTCTGAATCAATTTCCTTTTGACAAAAACTCTTCAAAGAAGTGCAGGACACTGCAGTGCAATGACGTTGATGTCCTATTGGAAAGTGACTGTCCTGTTGGTGAGACCCCACAGAAGAAGGCTAAATGTGAAAAAGATGTTCGAGAGGAGTGTGTGAACCATATGGATAAAGCCAGCAGTAGCCATGATGAAGAACTTGAACCAGACAGATGTGGTGATAGTGGAGAGATAAGTCTAGCAAGGTGCAGTTGTGTTTCTGAAGACATACAAGAAAAGATAAATGTTGCAAAGTTAAGTTTGGCAACCGTAACTGCTCTGGAGCCCTACCAGGACAGGGTCGACGATACCAATGACATCACTAACTATGACCTCAGCCCTGTCTGTGAGGCCATATGCATACATGTGAGAGATAAAAGGCTCCAGAGAAATCAGTCAGCTTCATCCACAAATACCAGGACTACTGTTGCTAGGAGTGTTGCCAGAGCTGCTACTGTTAGAACCACTGTTCCTAAAGCTGCTATTAACTCAGTGACatctacatacatacacagtaacCCACCAGCCAGTCATTCTGCCAAACATACTGCTAAGGGCATTAAAAAAGGTACTAGCAAGGACATTACCAAATGTACCTCACCAGCCAGCAGCTACTATATCCATAATTCCAGAGGTTCTGCAAAGGCCTCTTCAAAGGCCTCTTCAAAGGCTACCGTTGAGGACTCAACAAAGGACAATAGCTATTTGAGTATTCCCAAGGGCTCTACAAAGCGTCCTACCCAGACCAAGTCTACTACCTCAGCCATTAAGACCAGGACCAGCCCTAGAATCCTCCTGAAGAGCTAA